Proteins from one Streptomyces sp. NBC_00289 genomic window:
- a CDS encoding IS5 family transposase: MAERQPYPSDLSDEAWELIRPVITSWKGQHRSVSGHEGQYGMREIVNAILYQARVGCQWRYLPHDLPPYTAVYYYFGKWRDDCTDQVIHDLLRWQVRESRGRSEDPSAIVMDTQTVHTSVNAPKETTGLDPGKKSRGRKRGIATDVLGLLIAVIVVGASVHDNAIGITLLDRVAADNPSVTKSWVDAGFKNAVINHGAALGIDVEVVRRGPDTKGFTPAPKRWIVEQTFGTLMLHRRLARDYETLPASSASWIRWSMTDVMTRRLTAATTLTWRDPPPARPRGPGGNERNEPE; this comes from the coding sequence GTGGCCGAGCGGCAGCCGTACCCGAGTGATCTGTCGGACGAGGCGTGGGAGCTGATCCGGCCGGTCATCACGTCCTGGAAGGGGCAGCACCGCTCGGTCAGCGGCCACGAAGGCCAGTACGGGATGCGGGAGATCGTCAACGCGATCCTGTACCAGGCCCGGGTGGGCTGCCAGTGGCGCTACCTGCCGCACGATCTCCCGCCGTACACCGCGGTGTACTACTACTTCGGCAAGTGGCGCGACGACTGCACCGACCAGGTGATCCATGACCTGTTGCGCTGGCAGGTCCGAGAGAGCCGCGGCCGGAGCGAGGACCCGTCCGCGATCGTGATGGACACCCAGACCGTGCACACCTCGGTCAACGCACCGAAGGAGACGACCGGGCTGGATCCGGGCAAGAAGAGCCGGGGCCGCAAGCGGGGCATCGCCACTGACGTGCTCGGCCTGCTCATCGCGGTGATCGTGGTGGGCGCGAGCGTGCACGACAACGCCATCGGCATCACATTGCTGGACCGGGTCGCCGCGGACAACCCGTCGGTGACCAAGAGCTGGGTGGACGCCGGGTTCAAGAACGCGGTCATCAACCATGGCGCCGCCCTGGGCATCGACGTCGAGGTGGTCCGGCGGGGTCCGGACACCAAGGGCTTCACGCCGGCGCCCAAGCGGTGGATCGTCGAGCAGACCTTCGGCACGCTGATGCTGCACCGCCGCCTGGCCCGCGACTACGAAACGCTGCCCGCCAGCTCGGCCTCATGGATCCGCTGGTCGATGACCGACGTGATGACCCGCCGCCTCACCGCCGCTACGACGTTGACCTGGCGCGACCCGCCGCCCGCCCGACCGCGGGGACCCGGTGGGAACGAGCGGAACGAGCCGGAGTGA
- a CDS encoding terpene synthase family protein translates to MIDWDLVNQRLKFPAISVRISADLERARQRNIAWMCEHSLLVTAEEINGFNSWRLPELIAYAFPKAHGKELDILVDMLGWYTFVDDYFDGPVGHSRISSKNIIKPMIDTLHNDASDVAGDISVPVLAAWADLWHRQTEGMSTAWRGRAAKEWKACLGTFIDESSYRETRSFISTEDLVPLRRHASCLYPFMNMLERVLGDEVPSLLLDDREMKYLRAHTADIATCINDLYSLEREERQGEQFNMVLNLQRVHGCGRDEAMAATRAKIYQLLDECVQLSSSITQSYPSSLRYVEGIQAMVNGIYLWTSKTDRYALPADVGFVSEISK, encoded by the coding sequence ATGATCGATTGGGATTTAGTGAATCAACGTCTAAAATTTCCCGCCATTTCTGTACGTATTTCAGCGGACCTAGAAAGGGCCCGGCAGCGTAATATCGCCTGGATGTGCGAGCACAGCTTGTTGGTAACCGCTGAAGAGATCAACGGCTTCAACTCATGGCGCTTGCCGGAGCTGATTGCATACGCTTTTCCGAAGGCCCACGGGAAGGAACTCGACATATTGGTTGACATGCTCGGATGGTATACATTTGTCGATGACTACTTCGATGGCCCGGTGGGTCACTCTCGGATCTCTTCGAAAAATATCATCAAACCCATGATTGATACGCTGCATAATGACGCTTCGGACGTGGCAGGGGATATTTCCGTCCCAGTCCTTGCTGCTTGGGCGGATTTGTGGCATCGGCAGACGGAAGGTATGTCTACAGCCTGGAGAGGAAGGGCAGCAAAAGAATGGAAAGCATGCCTCGGGACATTTATAGATGAATCCTCTTACCGTGAGACGCGAAGCTTCATCAGCACAGAGGACTTGGTACCGCTACGCCGTCACGCCAGCTGCCTTTACCCTTTCATGAATATGCTTGAGCGCGTGTTGGGAGACGAGGTCCCCTCTCTTCTTCTCGATGACCGGGAAATGAAATATCTCCGTGCTCATACAGCCGATATCGCGACCTGTATAAATGACTTGTACTCCCTGGAGCGAGAGGAACGACAGGGGGAGCAGTTCAATATGGTGCTGAATTTGCAGCGAGTTCATGGCTGCGGTCGCGATGAGGCCATGGCGGCCACGCGTGCAAAAATTTATCAGCTTCTAGACGAATGCGTTCAATTGTCATCCAGTATCACCCAGTCTTATCCATCGAGCCTGCGATACGTGGAGGGGATTCAGGCTATGGTCAATGGCATTTATCTCTGGACTTCGAAGACGGATCGTTATGCACTTCCGGCGGATGTTGGGTTCGTCTCCGAGATATCAAAATAA
- a CDS encoding helix-turn-helix domain-containing protein encodes MIRRARVLLALDTSAGAVAPRVVIADRVGVSCDTVRLISKRYAETGGDVWATVGRKARALPPVPSAVTGEVEARLIALACSTPPKGHARWSLRLLEKHVALVEDIPDLDHSTIGRVLKNGIASSCEEVLDHPAGCECGFRRGDGGRPGGLPPTLRSGAPGGVHG; translated from the coding sequence ATGATCAGGCGGGCGCGGGTGCTGCTCGCGTTGGACACCTCGGCCGGCGCGGTCGCTCCGCGGGTGGTGATCGCGGACCGGGTCGGGGTCTCGTGCGATACGGTCCGCCTGATCTCGAAGCGGTACGCGGAGACCGGTGGTGATGTGTGGGCCACGGTCGGCCGGAAGGCACGCGCACTCCCGCCGGTACCCTCCGCAGTGACCGGCGAGGTCGAGGCGCGGTTGATCGCACTGGCCTGCTCGACGCCGCCCAAGGGACACGCCAGGTGGTCGCTGCGCCTGCTGGAGAAGCACGTCGCGCTGGTCGAGGACATCCCGGACCTGGACCACTCCACGATCGGCCGGGTGTTAAAAAACGGAATTGCGTCCTCATGTGAAGAAGTGCTGGACCATCCCGCCGGCTGCGAATGCGGCTTTCGCCGCGGCGATGGAGGACGTCCTGGCGGTCTACCGCCGACCCTTCGATCCGGCGCGCCCGGTGGTGTGCATGGATGA
- a CDS encoding Uma2 family endonuclease, with product MTTAWDALPPWMLPPRPSGWEADDLDNAPDLPRHTELIDGALIFMMSPQRSWHARVVTRLTTALDDQAPEGFMIDREMTVKLNEKNRPEPDVLAVTVPYEPDRTRYLPDQVALAIEVVSDESADRDRSLKPFKYAQAGIAHYWRIEEENGLPVIHTYELDDTTRAYVATGINRDRMKTAAPFDIDIDLPRLVR from the coding sequence ATGACGACCGCGTGGGACGCGCTCCCGCCCTGGATGCTGCCGCCCCGTCCGAGTGGGTGGGAAGCTGACGACCTCGACAACGCACCCGATCTTCCCCGACACACTGAGCTGATCGATGGAGCGCTGATCTTCATGATGTCCCCGCAGCGGTCCTGGCACGCCCGCGTCGTCACTCGCCTTACGACGGCTCTGGACGATCAGGCCCCCGAGGGATTCATGATCGACCGGGAAATGACGGTCAAGCTGAACGAGAAGAACCGGCCCGAGCCAGATGTCCTTGCTGTCACGGTCCCATACGAACCGGACCGTACGCGCTACCTCCCCGATCAGGTCGCTCTCGCCATCGAAGTCGTCTCAGACGAGTCCGCCGACCGGGACCGGTCGCTGAAGCCGTTCAAGTACGCGCAGGCGGGTATCGCGCACTACTGGCGTATTGAGGAGGAAAATGGCCTCCCCGTCATCCACACGTACGAGTTGGACGACACCACCCGCGCCTACGTCGCCACTGGCATTAACCGCGACCGCATGAAGACAGCGGCCCCTTTCGACATCGACATCGACCTGCCCCGTCTCGTCCGTTGA
- a CDS encoding group II intron maturase-specific domain-containing protein, with protein MSPATPFGFRNADSQRLRTHAASPLVEPADTSAPLNFENPVEHLDAALERQLLDVAHTRPEADPGLAADGSLGGRGDVPHRGRYPAGLTGSPLLANIALHVLDEAWQNEGRRLGMLVRYCDDFVVLSPTEQRAQQARELAARVLEQLGMRLHPEKTGIVCLTRGGQGFDFLGFHHRKMESWKWRGKYYLQRWPSARAMRVLRDKVRAATARSKAERPVSAVVADLNPVLRGWAAYFRNGNSGRKFNVVDGYVHERLAIFASGKHRLAGRNWTTRFTWDGSLGSVSTVLPETCTGRRRMPAGERCRKAVCGRTACTV; from the coding sequence TTGTCGCCCGCAACGCCCTTCGGCTTTCGCAACGCAGACAGTCAACGCCTACGCACACACGCTGCGTCACCACTCGTCGAGCCCGCGGACACCTCCGCACCGCTTAACTTCGAAAACCCCGTAGAACACCTCGATGCCGCGCTCGAGCGTCAACTCCTCGACGTCGCGCACACTCGGCCTGAAGCTGATCCGGGCCTGGCTGCGGATGGGAGTCTTGGAGGGCGGGGTGACGTCCCCCACCGGGGCCGGTACCCCGCAGGGCTCACCGGTTCCCCGTTGCTGGCGAATATCGCGCTGCACGTTCTCGATGAGGCGTGGCAGAACGAAGGCCGCCGGCTGGGGATGCTGGTGAGGTACTGCGATGATTTCGTAGTCCTCTCGCCGACGGAGCAACGGGCCCAACAGGCTCGCGAGTTAGCGGCACGAGTGCTGGAACAGCTCGGAATGCGATTGCACCCCGAGAAGACCGGCATCGTCTGCCTCACCCGAGGCGGGCAGGGTTTCGACTTCCTCGGCTTCCACCACCGGAAGATGGAATCGTGGAAATGGCGGGGCAAGTACTACTTGCAACGCTGGCCCTCGGCCAGAGCGATGAGGGTACTGCGGGACAAAGTCCGCGCGGCGACCGCTCGTTCGAAGGCTGAACGGCCGGTATCCGCCGTGGTAGCCGATCTCAACCCCGTGCTGCGGGGCTGGGCTGCGTACTTCCGTAACGGCAACTCCGGACGGAAGTTCAATGTGGTCGACGGCTATGTCCACGAGCGGCTGGCGATCTTTGCCAGCGGGAAACACAGACTTGCGGGCAGGAACTGGACCACCCGTTTTACCTGGGATGGATCACTCGGCTCGGTGTCTACCGTCTTACCGGAAACGTGCACAGGGCGACGGCGCATGCCAGCCGGTGAACGATGTCGGAAAGCCGTGTGCGGGAGAACTGCATGCACGGTTTGA
- a CDS encoding ATP-binding protein, producing the protein MFSLPLEHGPLAPATARRAARPILASWGLDENQLYDALLVISELVTNAVTHALPPVALHLHTTTNGPGRVQVHVSDGGPHTASPTTSWATTRPTDEHGRGTTIITTLAHHTGTTPNTNNDNDTNTDTDGLIDHWADLGAA; encoded by the coding sequence GTGTTCAGCCTGCCACTGGAACACGGACCGCTCGCACCGGCCACCGCCCGCCGTGCCGCCCGCCCCATCCTGGCCTCCTGGGGACTAGATGAGAACCAGCTCTACGACGCCCTGCTGGTCATCTCCGAACTGGTCACCAACGCCGTCACCCACGCCCTGCCCCCCGTCGCCCTGCACCTGCACACCACCACCAACGGCCCAGGCCGCGTCCAAGTCCACGTCAGCGACGGCGGCCCCCACACCGCCTCCCCCACCACCAGCTGGGCCACCACCCGCCCCACAGACGAACACGGCCGCGGCACCACCATCATCACCACCCTCGCCCACCACACCGGCACCACCCCCAACACCAACAACGACAACGACACCAACACCGACACCGACGGTCTCATCGACCACTGGGCCGACCTCGGCGCCGCCTGA
- a CDS encoding STAS domain-containing protein: MRADQLLQTHTLWHGDTVLLRLTGELDLATTPLVHQALTTALAGHPWRLHLDLTNLVFCDGTGLRALQHLTDTVHATNTTLHITSLHPNIHRTLTRLGTASPWTPPLLLGLTHATSPPNNTRGHAPQRD, encoded by the coding sequence ATGCGAGCGGACCAACTGCTCCAGACCCACACCCTGTGGCACGGAGACACCGTCCTGCTCCGCCTGACCGGAGAACTCGACCTCGCCACCACCCCACTCGTCCACCAAGCACTCACCACAGCACTGGCCGGACATCCCTGGCGCCTCCACCTGGATCTCACCAACCTCGTCTTCTGCGACGGAACCGGCCTACGCGCGCTGCAACATCTCACTGACACCGTCCACGCCACCAACACCACCCTCCACATCACCAGCCTCCACCCCAACATCCACCGCACCCTCACCCGCCTCGGAACAGCCTCCCCCTGGACCCCACCCTTGCTCCTTGGCCTGACACACGCCACCAGCCCACCAAACAACACCCGTGGCCACGCCCCGCAACGGGACTGA
- a CDS encoding IS630 family transposase, which produces MPPAANAAFAAAMEDVLAVYRRPFDPARPVVCMDEKPYQPLGHVRDPLPARPGRDRREDNEYVRSGTCSIFCWVEPLRGWRRVDAQSRRTRVDWAHQVEHLLTVDYPDAATVVLVMDNLNTHTTASLYEAFDPARAFALAQRLEIHHTPKHGSWLNIAEIELSALTRQCLDRRIHDLAVLNTELAAWQQYTNSNQRQVDWHFTTDDARVKLRHLYPTTQRN; this is translated from the coding sequence ATCCCGCCGGCTGCGAATGCGGCTTTCGCCGCGGCGATGGAGGACGTCCTGGCGGTCTACCGCCGACCCTTCGATCCGGCGCGCCCGGTGGTGTGCATGGATGAGAAGCCGTACCAGCCGCTCGGTCACGTCCGCGATCCGCTTCCCGCACGGCCGGGCCGTGACCGGCGCGAGGACAACGAGTACGTCCGCTCGGGGACCTGCTCGATCTTCTGCTGGGTCGAGCCGCTGCGCGGATGGCGGCGCGTGGACGCGCAGTCCCGCCGGACCAGGGTCGACTGGGCGCACCAGGTCGAGCACCTGCTGACCGTGGACTACCCCGACGCCGCCACGGTCGTGCTGGTCATGGACAACCTCAACACCCACACCACAGCCTCGCTCTATGAGGCGTTCGACCCGGCGAGGGCCTTCGCGCTCGCCCAGCGCCTGGAGATCCACCACACACCCAAACACGGTTCCTGGCTCAACATCGCCGAGATCGAGTTGTCCGCACTCACCCGCCAGTGCCTGGACCGCCGCATCCACGACCTCGCCGTGCTCAACACCGAACTCGCCGCCTGGCAGCAGTACACCAACAGCAACCAGCGCCAAGTCGACTGGCACTTCACCACCGACGACGCACGCGTGAAACTGCGCCACCTCTACCCAACAACACAGAGAAATTAA